One stretch of Chryseobacterium indologenes DNA includes these proteins:
- a CDS encoding DUF4256 domain-containing protein: protein MKKKQLTPEQSEALLKALQSRFEKNMNRHKGLKWEKIQSKLESSAEKLWSLNEMEETEGEPDVVDYNQKTDEYLFFDCSPESPKRRSLCYDYPAWESRKANKPESNAIDRASEMGIEILTEEQYRYLQELGKFDQKTSSWVRTPASIREHGGAVFCDRRYNTVFYYHNGADSYYAARGFRGSLKV, encoded by the coding sequence ATGAAAAAGAAACAATTAACACCCGAACAAAGCGAAGCTCTATTAAAAGCACTGCAATCCCGTTTTGAAAAAAACATGAACCGTCACAAAGGCCTGAAATGGGAAAAAATTCAGTCCAAGCTGGAATCCAGCGCCGAAAAACTATGGTCTTTAAACGAAATGGAAGAAACAGAAGGTGAACCCGATGTGGTAGATTACAATCAAAAAACAGATGAATACCTCTTCTTCGATTGCTCCCCGGAAAGTCCGAAACGCAGAAGTCTTTGCTATGACTATCCTGCCTGGGAATCAAGAAAAGCCAACAAACCGGAAAGTAATGCCATTGATAGAGCTTCAGAAATGGGTATTGAAATTTTAACAGAAGAACAATACCGCTATCTTCAGGAGCTTGGAAAATTTGACCAGAAAACTTCCAGCTGGGTGCGCACTCCTGCTTCTATCAGAGAACATGGAGGAGCCGTTTTCTGCGACAGACGCTACAATACGGTTTTCTATTATCATAACGGTGCTGATTCTTATTATGCAGCAAGAGGGTTTAGGGGAAGTTTG